A genomic segment from Aspergillus puulaauensis MK2 DNA, chromosome 1, nearly complete sequence encodes:
- a CDS encoding uncharacterized protein (COG:S;~EggNog:ENOG410PM88), producing the protein MARRYDIDELLWLRSSPLATRPANLPPAEDWMGPPPDRTAQRNTNNNHNETSSRRPSLFENRHISRNSNSEDIVLGPPKTAFASASRIAGKGSIDATERGSIRHGESDDPKNDRLNFRDKFFKERDAGDRDFAGREGKMGTFNNRRGEKEDWNNGRPRRNLGQEERDGKPKRNGEFDRWEPRDPRDPNAERGAKDKDGRFFPRREVPPSRARHEASWFRDDNPEDAPETQEEKASVRSRDWRRDRHGADRDWTRGAKLEQEPEWLDANDRDEPRRVHTQEDFERWKEKMKAGSSQAQPEESKESYIAQTSEAAQKTETRPTDGEIFSPTGAALHDTTMERFFGLLGETKPAQDMAPPVPAEPLVKKEQPPLAKPGKSSRFAGLFSPPIGSPAKEPESPISTKSPAPMNPSTDADQEGFQRILQMLGGGRSHNSTPHNDSVQNLGSSSHASSLLHAEQTRSPISPSREPGQRPEQMPIQDPAARVTDPSLKENFYNQEPQGRDSQHLLRLMQQVRVSPVAGPNQGPQGQPHSAGPAPGLMNLPDGMPHPPGIGPGMKGPPGFLDDPAIATMQRPDVDQLRRRPTNGPPIGYFDDVPFPQGAQVPITPGGTRAPQGQAPPMGIQRPPGFEHMPPPGWAGHHLSPQQAGPPGPLAPPPGIPTPSRGVNPGYMPNVMPPMPGNLPMNERQPFPRGPPPPGMMPPPGYMNGPPPGGFPPMPHNGENLMGPFEGNPGIQGAPSSRHLLDMFGQAGVDTRGGMIGPRQFR; encoded by the exons atggcgCGACGATACGATATCGATGAGCTGCTATGGCTGCGCTCATCACCACTGGCAACGAGGCCAGCTAATCTGCCTCCGGCGGAGGACTGGATGGG ACCGCCCCCTGATCGTACAGCTCAACGAAATACAAACAATAACCATAACGAAACGTCATCTCGGCGGCCAAGCCTTTTCGAGAATCGTCATATTTCTCGCAATTCAAATTCAG AGGATATCGTCCTGGGACCCCCGAAAACTGCCTTCGCTTCCGCATCTCGCATAGCCGGTAAAGGCTCGATAGACGCCACAGAACGGGGATCTATCAGACATGGAGAATCGGATGATCCGAAGAATGACCGTCTCAACTTCCGAGACAAGTTTTTCAAAGAACGCGATGCTGGCGACAGAGACTTTGCGGGACGTGAGGGAAAGATGGGAACGTTCAATAACCGacgaggagagaaggaggactGGAACAACGGCCGCCCTCGCCGCAATCTAGGCCAAGAAGAACGGGATGGGAAACCAAAACGCAACGGAGAATTTGATAGGTGGGAACCTCGTGATCCCCGAGACCCGAATGCTGAGCGTGGTGCAAAGGACAAGGATGGCCGCTTCTTCCCTCGCCGAGAGGTGCCACCGAGCCGTGCTAGACATGAAGCGAGTTGGTTCCGTGACGATAACCCAGAAGATGCACCTGAAactcaagaagagaaagctTCTGTGCGCAGCCGGGACTGGCGCCGTGACAGACATGGTGCTGATCGTGACTGGACCCGAGGTGCGAAGCTGGAACAAGAGCCTGAATGGCTCGATGCGAATGACCGGGATGAACCACGAAGAGTGCACACGCAAGAAGATTTTGAGCgatggaaggagaaaatGAAGGCTGGAtcttcccaagcccagcCGGAAGAAAGCAAAGAATCTTACATTGCGCAGACTTCTGAAGCCGCACAGAAAACAGAGACAAGACCTACCGATGGCGAGATTTTTAGCCCTACTGGCGCAGCACTCCACGATACAACAATGGAGCGATTTTTTGGCTTGTTGGGCGAGACAAAACCTGCCCAAGACATGGCACCGCCCGTTCCGGCTGAGCCATTGGTGAAAAAGGAACAACCGCCTTTGGCGAAACCAGGAAAATCCTCCCGCTTTGCAGGCCTATTCAGTCCCCCGATAGGTAGCCCTGCAAAGGAGCCCGAGTCACCAATAAGCACGAAGTCTCCTGCTCCCATGAACCCATCCACTGATGCCGACCAAGAAGGCTTCCAGCGTATCCTGCAAATGCTTGGTGGGGGTAGGTCGCATAACTCTACGCCCCATAATGACTCCGTGCAAAATCTTGGATCATCCAGCCATGCTTCCTCTCTACTCCACGCGGAGCAAACCCGAAGCCCGATCTCTCCTTCACGAGAGCCGGGCCAACGGCCAGAGCAAATGCCTATTCAAGATCCTGCTGCACGGGTCACGGACCCTTCACTGAAGGAGAATTTCTATAACCAGGAGCCTCAAGGACGAGACAGCCAGCACTTGCTTCGACTGATGCAACAAGTCAGAGTGAGCCCTGTCGCTGGCCCGAATCAGGGTCCTCAGGGCCAGCCCCATAGCGCCGGACCTGCTCCTGGGTTGATGAATCTGCCTGACGGCATGCCTCATCCCCCGGGAATTGGACCTGGCATGAAGGGACCACCTGGCTTCCTGGATGATCCCGCAATCGCGACGATGCAGAGACCTGACGTAGACCAGCTTCGACGACGACCTACCAACGGGCCACCCATTGGCTACTTTGATGACGTTCCGTTCCCCCAGGGAGCCCAGGTTCCCATCACTCCTGGTGGAACCCGTGCACCTCAAGGCCAAGCTCCGCCCATGGGCATTCAACGTCCACCCGGCTTTGAGCACATGCCCCCTCCCGGATGGGCTGGACACCACCTGTCTCCACAACAAGCCGGCCCACCTGGACCTTTGGCTCCTCCGCCAGGAATTCCAACGCCGAGCAGGGGCGTTAACCCTGGATATATGCCAAATGTGATGCCGCCAATGCCTGGAAATTTGCCAATGAACGAGCGTCAGCCTTTCCCTCGTGGGCCCCCTCCACCTGGAATGATGCCGCCTCCTGGTTATATGAACGGTCCTCCTCCCGGCGGCTTTCCCCCGATGCCACACAACGGAGAGAACCTGATGGGTCCTTTTGAGGGGAATCCCGGTATCCAAGGGGCACCAAGCTCTAGGCACTTGCTTGACATGTTCGGGCAAGCTGGTGTTGATACGAGGGGTGGCATGATTGGACCCAGGCAATTCCGGTAA
- a CDS encoding uncharacterized protein (COG:S;~EggNog:ENOG410Q259;~PFAM:PF13668;~SECRETED:SignalP(1-18)) translates to MRFFSVLNGLLLAGSAVAQSSGSCSPQSSDAEVVEYAWAIQSLLEGFYSNQPLNQTFFSGATNSSRAEYAQNLRGIQRQNRLGVRAIQQVASKVPGFSSPSCSFSFPSSSSGEEYVKNALRLESDASSALLGATGYTQSPEVSFILARLAAQHTADATWLATQQSGVVFPSNSSSLLPAYNPQYVLGTGDQPGRLGQFLGDCVTAPSSPCGQPFFIGPLVGSVGNRSSAALGPGPSSSGSASASFSPSASLSPTSAAVSPTAAAKRLFSS, encoded by the coding sequence CCCTCAGTCGTCAGACGCCGAAGTTGTTGAATACGCTTGGGCAATCCAGAGTTTGCTCGAGGGATTCTATAGCAACCAGCCACTCAACCAGACCTTCTTTTCCGGTGCTACCAACAGTTCGAGGGCGGAGTATGCCCAGAACCTCAGAGGCATCCAGAGACAGAACCGCTTGGGCGTTCGTGCCATTCAGCAGGTCGCCTCTAAGGTTCCCGGCTTCTCGAGcccatcctgcagcttctcatTCCCGAGCTCTTCCAGTGGCGAGGAGTACGTGAAGAACGCCCTTCGTCTTGAGTCCGATGCCTCCAGTGCCCTCCTCGGTGCTACCGGCTACACCCAGTCTCCGGAGGTCTCGTTTATCCTTGCTAGACTGGCAGCGCAACACACTGCGGACGCTACTTGGCTCGCTACCCAGCAGTCTGGTGTTGTTTTCCCGTCCAACAGCTCCTCTCTTTTGCCCGCCTACAACCCCCAGTACGTTCTCGGCACCGGCGACCAACCTGGACGACTTGGCCAATTCCTTGGTGACTGCGTGACGGCGCCTTCGAGTCCTTGCGGCCAGCCCTTCTTCATTGGACCTCTCGTTGGCAGCGTTGGAAACCGAAGCTCCGCAGCCCTTGGTCCTggcccctcgtcctccggATCCGCCTCGGCCTCGTTCTCGCCATCTgcatctctctctcccacCTCAGCCGCTGTATCTCCCACTGCAGCTGCGAAGAGGCTCTTTAGCAGCTAA
- a CDS encoding NPA1/URB1 family protein (BUSCO:EOG0926025H;~COG:S;~EggNog:ENOG410QDCA;~InterPro:IPR016024,IPR039844,IPR021714,IPR032436;~PFAM:PF11707,PF16201) produces the protein MIGLSGRVDAISNSNSQATMSQVDDRSHLAKRRKLDTSQESESSPAITSHTQLRSLLVFQQNVVESKQGIRKFKEFLTSIGQTDNEAEKAKKFRILKAYCDSQISRNTEEAVCFPDLIETWNFADSSSNESLLTVVPSVLAIFIKTVSSHLDFREFGIALCKHLLQKDQLRLFNRGITANKSKEHLISPCLRLLTEIVSFDGGAVARQLYLARHITFKRIDVFLTPNKAQLEDKSDDLNASTLRRNAQRYVLANLKFQNAANKTDTIEQQKVMRAFLEHLRKDPRDIVVDIIRAIERDIIQDKSLSRNTKTKFFSRWNLERLVTLYGYDRETEQENTTDVSLADEIHKLLMTVCTKTEHGVLLPETGWYPNGSDPETLPVDDDTSIDLGLDSAAYVDKYSETVPVRNGTLSYLIQSLRPESDSLQIALLLAIFKAAPELIADYYTKKTMFVADPKPTPSWMAESTVLFSTVSLPVPTNCGWKDRLPAMPPPVSVAIENILPRALTQKVLTRCFNMNAEIVTLFAVRILTISFNKLRAVLNIFNSDHGVSQPLWAQATDKLIVEFCNRCPQVKDVVTLFRRTAKDDLQQQEAVSELLACFYEVMPDVAFEEAFDVSLVLVDVLKRLDEGNLGSEDSGLLMSQLQSILKITQQSASLRWWQQPGSMQFSAFTSILKVLLNAPSRDSFKEIDKLLMNVLTEHSVIRPSSFSALLPSFESSDSETLQRQLAFFDNCACRIAKKPVHYYDLLGSLVDSSKPLSPLVAAVIEQWPFVLKAGSASNQKDVGEFVVNLLRNLHSVSESLSGLKAARDELANVTEDKKLKSRFKKALKGSEEAEQDGQKQNFHSSAQTSSSAKKEWQDLDLEEIFGSLPVEGTTHNELSRWEQKELDVSLEQGRVTELLLCLCSEHEEVRRQALPNISRFMMKLKESTYPEWRTAYILTGELLETVKQIGVDSPVPWIVGECASSCLSVLVNPMHKMFGKVNKFIQKAPSWEVEKIPSYWIDKILLHEPELDDGYFEEIAWLLDLLVKGLRTERDMEIYRRANVFERVLSFYESPGAGFSAKRRILHLLYRSVQVKGGTTLITRAGIVSWIQSQLPAVSGRDASTLTAMAVSLFQSSDQDRVEKWSGGTALRTVENITA, from the exons ATGATCGGGTTATCTGGAAGGGTCGATGCCATATCAAACAGTAACTCCCAGGCAACAATGTCCCAAGTCGATGATCGTTCCCATCTCGCTAAGCGGAGGAAGCTCGATACCTCGCAAGAGTCTGAGAGCTCCCCTGCCATAACTTCACATACGCAGCTCCGCTCGCTTTTAGTGTTCCAACAGAATGTTGTAGAATCAAAGCAAG GCATAAGGAAATTCAAAGAATTTCTTACGTCAATAGGACAGACTGACAACGAGGCTGAGAAAGCCAAAAAGTTTCGCATCCTCAAGGCGTACTGCGACTCGCAGATCTCACGCAACACCGAGGAAGCAGTCTGCTTTCCTGACCTGATCGAGACGTGGAACTTTGCAGACAGCAGTAGCAATGAATCTTTGTTGACTGTCGTACCCTCGGTTTTGGCTATTTTCATCAAGACCGTCTCTAGCCATCTAGACTTTCGCGAGTTTGGCATCGCCCTGTGCAAGCATTTGTTGCAGAAGGACCAGCTGCGATTATTCAACCGTGGTATCACCGCGAACAAGTCCAAGGAGCATCTGATTTCACCCTGTCTCCGCCTGTTGACTGAAATTGTCAGCTTTGATGGTGGTGCTGTCGCTCGACAACTATATCTCGCGCGACACATTACTTTCAAGCGCATTGACGTGTTCCTGACACCGAATAAAGCGCAGCTGGAGGATAAGTCTGATGATCTAAATGCGTCTACCTTGAGAAGGAATGCTCAGAGATATGTTCTTGCAAACCTTAAATTCCAAAATGCTGCCAACAAAACCGACACCATCGAGCAGCAAAAGGTTATGAGAGCCTTCCTTGAGCATCTCAGGAAGGATCCACGGGACATTGTCGTTGACATAATCAGAGCAATTGAAAGAGACATTATTCAGGATAAATCTCTTTCTCGGAACACCAAAACAAAATTCTTTAGCCGATGGAACCTGGAGAGACTCGTCACACTTTACGGATATGACCGTGAGACCGAGCAGGAAAACACGACCGATGTGTCCCTTGCCGACGAGATACATAAGCTTTTGATGACAGTTTGCACCAAGACTGAGCACGGTGTCTTGCTGCCCGAAACTGGCTGGTATCCGAATGGCAGTGATCCAGAAACACTACCTGTGGACGATGATACCTCTATCGACCTGGGCCTTGATTCTGCTGCTTATGTGGACAAATACAGCGAAACTGTTCCCGTTCGTAATGGAACTCTGTCTTACCTCATTCAATCACTCCGCCCCGAGTCCGATAGTCTCCAGATTGCACTACTATTAGCCATTTTCAAAGCAGCACCGGAACTAATTGCTGATTACTACACTAAGAAGACTATGTTCGTGGCGGACCCGAAGCCTACACCCTCGTGGATGGCGGAGTCCACTGTTCTTTTCTCCACAGTCAGCTTGCCTGTCCCTACCAATTGCGGATGGAAGGATAGACTACCTGCTATGCCTCCGCCAGTCTCTGTGGCCATTGAAAATATTTTGCCCCGGGCTCTTACGCAGAAAGTTCTAACCCGCTGTTTCAACATGAACGCCGAAATTGTTACTCTTTTCGCGGTTAGAATCTTGACGATATCTTTCAATAAGTTGCGGGCAGTCTTGAATATATTCAATTCCGACCATGGGGTTAGCCAACCTCTATGGGCCCAAGCCACAGACAAGTTGATTGTTGAGTTCTGTAATCGATGCCCCCAGGTGAAGGATGTCGTGACGTTGTTCCGAAGAACGGCCAAGGATGACCTACAACAGCAAGAGGCAGTTTCAGAACTCCTTGCTTGCTTTTATGAAGTTATGCCAGATGTTGCTTTTGAGGAAGCCTTCGATGTCTCGCTAGTccttgttgatgttttgaAACGACTGGATGAGGGAAATCTTGGATCGGAAGACTCTGGGCTCTTGATGAGTCAATTGCAATCCATCCTCAAGATCACTCAGCAATCGGCATCTCTGCGTTGGTGGCAACAACCCG GATCTATGCAGTTTTCTGCATTCACCTCGATTCTGAAAGTTTTACTCAACGCACCTTCGAGAGATTCTTTTAAAGAAATCGACAAGCTCCTCATGAATGTGCTTACAGAACATTCGGTAATCCGCCCTTCGAGCTTTTCAGCGCTTCTTCCTAGCTTTGAATCGTCGGACTCCGAAACCCTTCAACGCCAGCTGGCATTCTTTGATAATTGCGCGTGCCGTATAGCTAAGAAACCTGTCCACTACTATGATCTACTCGGGTCTTTGGTGGATTCGTCGAAGCCGCTCAGCCCTCTGGTGGCTGCTGTTATTGAACAATGGCCCTTCGTCCTCAAAGCTGGGAGTGCAAGCAACCAAAAAGACGTAGGTGAATTTGTCGTCAACTTGCTCAGGAACCTCCACTCCGTCAGCGAGAGCTTATCGGGGCTGAAAGCAGCCCGGGACGAGCTGGCCAACGTTACCGAAGACAAGAAGCTCAAATCACGTTTCAAGAAGGCCTTGAAAGGAAGCGAAGAGGCTGAACAGGACGGTCAAAAACAAAATTTCCACTCATCTGCTCAGACATCATCAAGTGCCAAGAAAGAGTGGcaagatctggatctggaagaaATATTTGGCTCTCTACCGGTTGAGGGGACTACTCATAATGAACTATCCCGATGGGAGCAGAAAGAACTGGATGTGTCCTTGGAGCAGGGTCGGGTGACAGAACTCCTACTTTGCTTGTGTTCTGAGCACGAAGAGGTCAGACGACAGGCGCTTCCGAATATTTCACGATTCATGATGAAGCTGAAG GAATCCACATACCCTGAATGGAGGACTGCCTATATTCTTACCGGAGAGCTGCTCGAGACAGTGAAACAGATCGGAGTTGACTCACCTGTTCCTTGGATAGTAGGAGAGTGCGCCTCTAGCTGCCTTTCGGTCCTTGTGAACCCAATGCATAAGATGTTTGGGAAAGTCAACAAATTTATCCAGAAAGCACCTTCGTGGGAGGTAGAGAAGATCCCGTCTTATTGGATCGACAAGATCTTGCTGCACGAACCGGAGTTGGATGACGGTTATTTTGAGGAGATTGCCTGGTTGTTGGATTTGCTTGTCAAGGGCCTGCGGACTGAGAGG GATATGGAGATCTATCGCCGGGCCAATGTGTTTGAACGAGTATTGTCATTCTACGAGTCGCCAGGTGCTGGCTTTTCCGCGAAGAGGAGAATTTTGCATCTGCTGTATCGTTCGGTTCAAGTCAAGGGTGGCACAACGCTTATTACAAGGGCGGGAATCGTCAGCTggatccagagccagctcCCAGCAGTGAGTGGCAGGGATGCATCTACTCTGACAGCTATGGCAGTGTCGTTATTCCAATCCTCGGATCAGGATCGGGTTGAAAAGTGGAGCGGAGGCACTGCTCTCCGGACCGTTGAAAACATTACTGCTTGA
- a CDS encoding putative SNF2 family helicase (COG:K,L;~EggNog:ENOG410PIJC;~InterPro:IPR038718,IPR000330,IPR027417,IPR014001, IPR001650;~PFAM:PF00176,PF00271;~go_function: GO:0005524 - ATP binding [Evidence IEA]): protein MAEVQLSQKLLPDPMILAAAKARKLPEYARPARDRARQSLRQGTDSGSQVQLPGPFAEDDNVLAFPPLPAIDFKGLHEVEDVDMLDVLAGPDTNHVTMSPQEDTGLDQAEIEEFEGVQRWFDSIANPTLEHRVLYGAAKRKLDIHKKTYESRKALQEKEQLEQAAQSEPGMVQKVDNELFVHHDSAYQDPVYKLLELDEQPTENNVKSTMPAPTPPRINKKKLRHRISAAEKRKSMEVGFEPIHERLQGKNKRKKGPRKPKNTSSGWEDDTGIKNKGNKGTNGNPMMPLDLGTNVVEEAHASSALPAPAAFNATNRKDAMAQLISSIPCKDREEAIDDKMRLQNALRKFTKPVRPDPEGGWRIKGLKTSLYNYQVRSWDALLWLRERENSPEDPRGGILADVMGIGKTLEALVNILDGHSSDQEDPTLTTLLIVPSHLTKHWMDQMRKHCEKGSIGRVVEYHSRSRLSTLDDAEDLGSYSIIVTTYEEIRASYPTFKPPKELSNEKTLREQWSQIYEENRGPLHRIKFHRIVLDEAHTIKNWKSSVSIGVRGLVGQHKWLLSGTPVMNYNEEFYPLLSFLDVPGIKNHAEFISYYRDDNLGNERLSNLLRAYMCRRTHASRLFALPIIRLPDIEETKIDVEFSEAEWVIYQAIEKGFFESINDLGSDPHFKAAQCRCCLTMILRLRMFCSHPLTVQHLLKHLLGSDDSLMGELSKIPQNGNTGNTDPSTQIYAWLVAAKNDYKNLVQQRKEEQLDQIGNNHMFTNNPALVRRFHELMKRLSQENDCIERYDRTVCPNCDLFSDKTVVTSCLHLYCEECFIELQIAADNARTVPGSIKKSKPRCQKCTNFIEEATRCGLPEEVVLEKQTTPEARRQMIVDLISGKGRPRKNGNPEADDEDKDWIRACGARMPGAKLNKIREIIKGWKRTAKDTKVVIFSQFTDFIRILADMCHEERWGFRCLSGKMRIPARHNSLHDFEKNPEITILIVSLHTGGTGLDMTVAHKCILVDLWWNEAIQNQAFCRLLRHGQTKNVECVKMIVKGSIDEYMLDLQTRKTEDIKSTMGDDILKKRDTVITLLKLFADVDEDGSGRLFVRPKAGRNRQGKLKEALSLGKAHNTAKQQVSRSFGNMI, encoded by the exons ATGGCCGAAGTACAGCTCTCTCAGAAGCTCTTGCCAGATCCAATGATACTGGCTGCTGCAAAAGCGCGAAAACTACCAGAGTATGCTAGGCCAGCCCGTGACCGTGCACGGCAGAGCCTCCGTCAGGGAACGG ACTCTGGTTCCCAAGTCCAACTTCCTGGCCCCTTCGCAGAAGACGACAATGTTCTCGCCTTTCCCCCTCTCCCAGCGATTGATTTTAAGGGTCTGCATGAGGTCGAAGATGTCGATATGCTTGATGTCTTGGCCGGTCCCGACACAAACCACGTAACGATGTCTCCTCAAGAAGACACTGGTTTGGATCAAGCGGAGATTGAGGA ATTTGAGGGTGTCCAAAGATGGTTCGATTCGATAGCAAACCCGACCTTGGAGCATAGAGTGCTTTACGGAGCTGCCAAGAGGAAGCTAGACATCCACAAAAAGACATATGAGAGCCGCAAAGCCTTGCAAGAGAAAGAGCAACTGGAGCAAGCTGCACAGAGCGAGCCGGGCATGGTTCAAAAGGTGGACAATGAGCTTTTTGTTCACCACGATTCAGCGTATCAAGATCCAGTCTATAAGCTCTTAGAACTTGACGAGCAACCTACAGAAAACAACGTCAAATCGACTATGCCGGCCCCGACACCACCTCGAATTAACAAGAAAAAGCTCCGCCATCGGATCTCTGCGGcagaaaagaggaagagtaTGGAAGTTGGGTTTGAACCGATTCATGAAAGGCTACAGGGAAAGAATAAGCGCAAAAAAGGTCCCCGAAAACCCAAAAATACCAGCTCAGGTTGGGAAGATGACACTGGCATCAAAAACAAGGGGAATAAGGGCACAAACGGTAATCCGATGATGCCACTGGATCTGGGGACGAACGTGGTAGAAGAGGCACATGCCAGCTCGGCGCTACCCGCCCCTGCAGCCTTCAATGCGACTAACAGAAAGGACGCCATGGCCCAGCTTATTTCCAGTATTCCTTGCAAAGACAGAGAGGAGGCGATTGATGATAAAATGCGGCTACAGAACGCACTCAGGAAGTTTACGAAGCCCGTCAGACCTGACCCCGAAGGCGGCTGGAGGATTAAGGGTCTGAAAACGAGCTTGTATAATTACCAG GTCAGGTCTTGGGATGCGCTTTTATGGTTG CGTGAGCGGGAGAATTCGCCCGAGGATCCAAGAGGCGGTATTCTAGCAGATGTCATGGGAATTGGTAAAACTTTGGAAGCACTAG TCAATATCCTGGACGGCCATTCCTCGGACCAAGAGGATCCTACTCTAACCACGTTACTTATCGTACCGTCACATCTGACCAAACACTG GATGGATCAAATGCGCAAACACTGCGAGAAGGGTTCAATCGGCAGAGTAGTTGAGTATCATTCGAGGTCTCGGCTGTCAACACTCGATGACGCCGAAGACTTGGGGAGCTATTCAATCAT AGTAACTACATACGAGGAAATCCGAGCATCATACCCGACATTCAAGCCTCCTAAGGAGCTCAGTAATGAGAAAACACTAAGAGAGCAATGGTCCCAGATTTACGAGGAGAACCGTGGTCCTCTACATCGGATCAAGTTCCACAGGATAGTCCTCGACG AAGCACATACAATCAAGAACTGGAAGTCAAGCGTATCCATTGGGGTTCGTGGACTGGTTGGTCAACATAAGTGGCTTTTATCTGGAACTCCAGTAATGAA CTACAACGAAGAGTTTtaccctcttctttccttccttgacGTCCCTGGAATAAAGAACCATGCCGAGTTTATATCGTACTATCGAGACGACAATCTCGGGAATGAGCGCCTATCGAACTTACTCAGAGCCTACATGTGCCGCCGCACACATGCTAGCCGACTCTTTGCATTACCGATAATCAGGCTTCCCGATATAGAAGAAACTAAAATTGACGTTGAGTTCTCAGAGGCCGAGTGGGTTATTTACCAGGCCATTGAGAAAGGTTTCTTCGAAAGTATCAATG ATCTAGGAAGCGACCCGCATTTCAAGGCTGCTCAATGTAGATGCTGCCTGACTATGATTCTCCGACTACGCATGTTCTGCAGTCATCCGCTTACGGTGCAACATCTGCTCAAACACCTCCTGGGCTCGGACGATTCTCTGATGGGAGAACTTAGCAAGATTCCACAAAATGGGAATACCGGAAATACAGACCCATCGACACAGATATATGCCTGGCTTGTTGCAGCCAAAAACGACTACAAGAATCTAGTGCAGCAGCGtaaagaagagcagctggaCCAGATAGGCAACAACCACATGTTCACAAACAATCCGGCTCTCGTCCGCAGATTTCACGAACTTATGAAAAGACTCTCCCAGGAAAATGATTGTATTGAGAGATATGACAGGACCGTTTGCCCAAATTGCGATCTCTTTTCGGACAAGACAGTGGTTACGTCGTGTCTACACCTATACTGCGAGGAGTGCTTTATTGAGCTCCAAATAGCAGCTGACAATGCCAGAACGGTCCCAGGAAGCATCAAGAAGTCGAAACCAAGATGCCAAAAATGTACAAACTTTATTGAAGAAGCCACTCGCTGTGGTTTGCCTGAAGAGGTAGTACTGGAGAAGCAAACAACTCCTGAGGCCCGAAGGCAGATGATAGTGGATCTGATTAGCGGGAAAGGCAGACCCAGAAAAAATG GCAATCCCGAGGCTGATGACGAAGATAAGGATTGGATTCGTGCTTGTGGCGCTAGGATGCCCGGGGCAAAGCTGAATAAAATCCGAGAAATCATAAAAGGTTGGAAAAGGACGGCCAAAGACACCAAAGTGGTCATATTTAGCCAGTTCACGGATTTTATCCGAATATTGGCCGATATGTGTCATGAGGAGCGCTGGGGGTTCCGATGC TTATCTGGCAAGATGAGAATCCCAGCTCGGCATAACAGTCTGCACGACTTCGAAAAGAACCCAGAAATCACCATCCTAATTGTCAGCCTCCATACCGGAGGTACTGGTCTAGACATGACGGTAGCACACAAATGCATCCTTGTCGATCTTTGGTGGAACGAGGCCATTCAGAACCAGGCATTCTGCCGTCTACTTCGACACGGACAGACCAAGAACGTGGAGTGCGTGAAGATGATCGTCAAGGGTTCGATCGACGAGTATATGCTGGATCTACAAACGAGGAAAACAGAAGACATAAAAAGCACAATGGGCGATGACATcttgaagaaaagagacaCCGTGATCACCCTCCTCAAGTTGTTTGCGGATGTGGACGAAGATGGATCGGGCCGACTTTTTGTGAGGCCAAAAGCCGGGAGAAACAGACAGGGAAAGTTGAAGGAGGCCCTATCGTTGGGGAAAGCTCATAACACGGCGAAGCAACAAGTTTCGAGATCATTTGGGAAtatgatttga